One Triticum dicoccoides isolate Atlit2015 ecotype Zavitan chromosome 3B, WEW_v2.0, whole genome shotgun sequence genomic window, TGAGTTTCTGTTGACACATTACATTACTTCAGTTATGATGGGCAATCTTGAGTTCCTGAAAATGGTGGCATGTGTTCTTGCTTTCTTTAGCCATCTCTATTGCTTTGACAGGTTGCTGAAATACGAGTGGATAAAAGTTGCATGTAGCGAAGAAGCATTATTCCATTGTAACCCTCAGATTTTAACTATGTTTGCCTCTAGGTTGTTCGAATGCCTGGGAGTGGTGGGTTGCCTTGTCTCCTCTGGTCAGCTTATTGTCTGCTGATTTGCTTACCAAAGTTTGTGCTTGCTCTTCGGAGCTATCTCTTAGACACTGCCTCTCATGTAGGTCCCTGATTCATTTTGTTTTGCAGATCCTGTTGTTGTTGCTGTCCGTTGCTTTGTCGTCTGCTGCACTGTTGGCTTGCTGGCTGCTCGTCTTGCTGTCAAGGTTCGTGTTCCGTGCCTCAGTTTTGAGCTCTGTCTGTTTTTTAAAGGTAGGAGAATCTCATAAAAAAACTACTATGCATCAAATCCTTCTAAATAACAAATCCACATGCATGCCGTGCGATTACATCATCCACTTGTTGTCGCACGCTTACCGTTGGTCCTAAGTTGATATCATCATCTGCGATCTGTCTAGCATGACCAGATAAAATTTGCTAGCCATCCAATTCCAATCTATGGTAAGAAAAATTTAGACCTAAGTTTATTTTAGAATGCCATTCCTTGGATTTGGTTTTCTGAACCACAGAGCCTGCAATTTTGCACTGGCAAATAACACCAGGGAAAGGCAGTTTGTGCTTTACGAAAATATTGTGCATTAGTGCCTCTTTAATCCAGAACCAATGGACGTAGTGATGAAATTAGAAGGTTCTTTGTTAGGTTCGAAACATCCGAGTGGAGCATCTCCAGTACTTCCGAATCTGTTAGTTTCTCAGCAAGAGTAGTTTCTATATAGGTGTTTATAGATGAACCAAGTATCTCAAAGTGCTTGTGCCATCCTCTGGGAGAGTGGGTTTCCTACCTGACCGTTCAAAGCCATATTGTAAATCAAATAGTTTGGCTGAAGGGCCGACAATACAAACGATAATAATTCTACCAAGAAAATATATCATTTCTTTTCAAATCTGTTTTGGCTGAACTTGGATATATTCATCTGCGGTATGGAGGAGCGTCATAAGTAAATGTCAGCTTATTGTCTTCTTCGGTTTCAGTTATGAATTAATTAATGAAAGAATGTGTGTTGTGACATGCCTGCAAGAAACCAGAAAGAAAGAGTTTCAGTTGGTTTCTCCGGTTTGTGCCTGTGTTATTATAGTCAGTAGGCTAAACTCTTTCGGCTCATAAATCATAATCTCTTCGCTGCAAGGTACAGAATTTGTAGTTAACTGAAATTGGATGACAGAAAGTTGTAGCTCCAGTTTTTGTTTGCAGTAGTTGATGTGCTGTGTTTGCTGCAGTGCATTCTTACTAGGGGTGCAGAGCAGCGTCCGATCCGCCCCGCTCCGTAGTCAAAATAGATCACTTTAGCTATAATTTCCCACCCAGATTTAGCTTAGTTTCAATTATTTCCCTACTTATGCGGGATATGTGGGATGCCCGCTTGCATCCCTAATTCTTACCATGCCATGTGT contains:
- the LOC119277885 gene encoding uncharacterized protein LOC119277885 isoform X1; translation: MPSLFGGLPPAFGGVVEELSELWFSSCVQYLAEFLLTHYITSVMMGNLEFLKMVACVLAFFSHLYCFDRLLKYEWIKVACSEEALFHCNPQILTMFASRLFECLGVVGCLVSSDPVVVAVRCFVVCCTVGLLAARLAVKFVQPPELLLHCSIGQVICDVDIGANPSPELVMTMRVSMTRP
- the LOC119277885 gene encoding uncharacterized protein LOC119277885 isoform X2 → MDGAKVDIKGNSKRIFIFLATGCSNAWEWWVALSPLVSLLSADLLTKVCACSSELSLRHCLSCRSLIHFVLQILLLLLSVALSSAALLACWLLVLLSSLYNLQSYCSTALLVKLSVMWTLVPTLLLSW